The region TATGGCTACCATGTGGTTATTGATCATGGAGATGGCATGGTCACTTTATATGGTCACTGCTCCAAGGTATATGTTCGTTCCGGGCAGACGGTGCAGCAGGGCGATGTGATTGCCGCCGTCGGCAGCACCGGGCGAAGCACAGGAAACCACCTTCATTTGGAGGTGCGCATCGGCGGTAAGAAAGTGAATCCAAGACAGTTTTTGCCGTAAAGGAGGCGGCGTGATATGAAAGCAATCTTTGAAAGAAAGCCCTCAGATTTTAATCCACAGGACTTTGAGGTATCGAAAACCCTACGGCTTCCCGCTGAAGTTTTTGAAGCTGTGCTGGAAAATCCTCAGCGGGAGTATGACTTTATTCAGGAAAATATTGAGCAGATGCACTGCGACAGTAGTGGTGTGTATCACTGCCTGCTTCTCACCGGCGAGGGCAGAAATGACGGACTGCTGGTGGAATCGGAGGGTTACGGTTACTGCCGGTACGCCTCCTATGTTCCCAACATTTCCGGACTAATCACCCCGGGCAGCAGCCTGAAAGACCTTCTCCATGTCCGTTGGGAGGACATCCATCTGCTTCACAAGGATGTGGAGGTGCAGCCTGCCACCATCGTGGAGCTGGATGAGCATACCCTGACCAATGCCGGGAAAGAGGCGTGGACTGATATTTTGGATGCCGAAGTGGTCAAGATTTACAACGGCTACTACGGTTTGCAGATGGAGCTGGACAAGGTGAAGCCCTCCCGATTGGAGGAATTCTCGTCCATGCTTGCCGGGTACTGTCCGGTATCGGATTATGAAAAATGGGTCACGCAAGAGGGCGATGCGCCTTCCCAGTCACCCGAAATGAAATGATGAAATGGAGGAAAGTATAATGAAAAAAGCAACACTGACGGTCAGCTTTGACAGTGAAAAGCTGGATGCCCTGACCTATCACATGGGTAAAAAGGATGCGAATTTGCAGACAGAGCTGGAGGATACCGTCCAGAAGCTCTACGAAAAGCACGTTCCGCAGACCACCCGTGAGTACATTGACGATAAGCTCTCCCGTGAGGCCGCTGCAAAGCTCAAAAGGCCGATTCGCCCTGCTTCGGCAAGTGGTTCCGACAACAGGCTGGTGTAAGCAGAAACGCTGTCCGGGCATGTGAGCGGCGGTGTTGCCCTGTGTAGCCTTTTGGCAGGCGGGGTGGCATCCTGATACCTATTAGCATCGTATCGCCCACGTAGCGCCCGTGTGGAGAGAATGTGAGAAAGCCCCGGATGCGGTGAAGAATCCTCAGAATCAGGGCATTCCGGTAGGGTCGAAAGTGGTGCAGGTTAAAGGGTTTATGCTGCTTTGGCAGCCTAAACCCGAAAAACACCGACCGGCAAAGCCGTTCGGGGATTATGAAGTGACATAACTTTCTGCCCGAAGCCCTCATTTATTATGCTGGTTTCAGAAAAGGGCAAGGAAATCCGAGCATTTGCGGGGCTTGTTTTGCATACCGGGGCAGGAATCACAGAAAAAGGAGGCAGTATGGCAAAGGAACCGGAGAAAGTCCGCACCGGCTTTTATATCGAAAAGGAAGTACTGGAGCGGTGCGATGAGCTGCTGGAGCAAGCCAATGTGAAATCTCGCAATGAATTTGTCACCGAGGCGCTGAGGTTTTACTGCGGGTATCTTATCTCACAGAAAATTGAAAATTATCTGTTGCAGAGCTTATCCTCCGTTCTCGTCAGCACTATCCGGGATACGGAAAACCGTCTGGCCAGAATGGATTTTAAAATAGCCACCGAGCTTTCCAAGCTCTCTCATGTGGTGGCGTATACCCATGCGGTTGACGATCAGGCACTGCAAAGCCTACACTTAAAATGTGTGGAGGAAGTAAAACGGATCAACGGTGCGATTGATTTTGAAGATGCATATAACTACCAAAAGCGGCGAACCTAAAATTGTAAGATAAATTTGTTTCTTTTGGATATGGACTATGAAAGCATATCCGTTTATATGTTGGTGTACAGCATTGTAGTGCTGGGAAAGGAGATGAAAATGCGATGGAGAAGAGTGAAATCTTTGAAATGGCAGTCCGGGAACTGACGGAAGCTTCAATAGAAAAGCGCAAGGAAGTTCTGGATGACAATGAGCTGCAGCTTTATGCCGAGGTAAAGTCTCTCAGCGCACAGGCTCGTGAGATTTTGAAATCACTGCCGGAGGATCAGCAGAAATTTCTCACCGATTATTTTGAGAAAACAAATCTGATTGCGGATCACGAATGCCAGCACCTCTATGTGCAGGGCGCAAAGGACTGTGTGGAGCTACTCAAAAAACTTGGTGCGCTGTAACGAAACATAGGTAAGCGGCCTCTGCGGGAGTAGGGGCCGTTTTTCATATGCATAATTTCTTAATGATTTCTTTAGAGTAGGATGATATAATATTTCTAAACAAACGCAATGTTGTTTGCGGATAAATAAGAATTTAACAGGGGTAATTTATATAATGGAGCTAAAGTACAAACCAGCTAGAAATATGGATATTGAACCTATATTCAAACTTAATAAAGCACTAATTGACGAGTATGAAAACATAGAAATTATTGATTATCAGAAAGTTTTGTTATGGGTACGGAATAAGATTGAAACGCATATACAAGAGTATATATACGTTATGTTTAACGGAAAAAAAGTGGGATATTACTATTTCCATCATACAGATGGAAAAATGGAAATTGATGATTTGTATGTTTTCCCTCAATATCGAAATATGGGCATAGGAACAGAAATATTGAAAAAGTGTATTTCTGAAACGAACCTTCCCATTTTCCTTTATGTTTTTGCAAGCAACAAAAGAGCCATTGCTTTATATCAAAGGTTAGGTTTTGAGATAACAGAAACAATTAAAGGCTCTCGATATATTATGCAGCGTCAGGGGCTTTTCACATAATTCAAAGATATAGTAAATTTTGTTTAGCAAAGATGATATAATAAAAACGAAGGGGAAAAGATGATTTATAAAGAAAATATATTACAGTACGATGATTACTATAGATTAAGAAAAAGTGTAGATTGGAACAATTTCTCAAAAGAACAAACTATATCAGCACTTAAAAGAAGTCTTTATGATATAGTTGCGATTGATAATAAAACTGTTGTTGGTATGGGTAGATTAATTGGAGATGGCTTATATTACACAATTGTGGATATAGTAGTAATGCCTGAGTACCAGTCAAAAGGAATTGGCAGTGAACTGATCAAAAGAATACTAGACTATGTGGATAGCCAAACGCCGCTTTGTGGACGTGCCAGCATTCAATTAATTGCGGATAAAGGAAAAGAATCGTTTTATGAAAAAATGGGGTTCAAGAAAATCCCTCATGAGAATTGTGGTTCAGGTATGAGGAAAGTTATACGTAAAGGCGAAATCTAAACCTCGACTTATTAGGAGAGTATAAGAAACTCTCATTGGAGGTGGTATTTTGGCAAAGCATGATTTTGGAATCCTTGATCAGTTTGAAGAAAACATATGGTATCAGGAGTATGAGCCTGAAAAATATAACTGTATTTCTGTGGACATGGATGTGATGGATGAGGTCTTCGGCGTCTATCGGGAAGAAATAGAGCAAATCAAATCCTTTGCTTGCATTTCCACTCAGCCAATATGCGGGCTTGAAGAAAGCGGAATTACCCTCCATATTCTCTTAAATCCTTCTGTGATGTTATTACCAAAGCAAACCGCCAACTTCAATCACATCAGCTTATTTTATTGATTGATAAAATACAGGAAGCAATAAAAAATGATAAATACTTAATACATTTTGGCATATGAACGGTTCTTAATGAACGTATTCAAGGGCAAAAGGATAATTCCAATGAGCGACCCGTTGTCGCTCTTTTCTTTTACTCAAATTTGATAATACTGTTTTATTAATGTGATCGCCAAACAAATATAAGAAGTACTTGACTATCCCCTTGGGGGTTGGCTTAAGATAATTTTGAGAGCAATAAGAATCGTGTTAGGAGGAAAATTTATGCTGATAAAAGAAGTTTGTGAGAAATGCAGGCTAACAAAAAAGGCAATAGAATATTACGAGTCTAAAAATCTGATACATCCGCAGATACTCGAAAACGGATACAGGAATTACAGCGATTCCGATATATCTGCACTGAAAGAGATATCTGTGCTTAGAAAATGTGGTATCAGCATTGCCGATATTGCAGAGATACTAATTAGCTCAAATAAACCGGCGGCTTTAGCCAAGTGCAAATATATCACGGAATTACGGATGCAACGTTTGAATGATATACAAAAGTGTATGGACAGTCTGATTGCCAATTACGATGTGAATCGTGAATTTGACTATCTGCAAACGCATGATGCGGACTTATACACCGTAAAAGAGAAATTGGTTTTTGCTTTTCCCGGAAACTATGGCCTTTATGTATCAATGCATTTTGGCAGATTCCTGAACGGGACAATTGAAACTGAGAAACAACGAAAAGCTTATGATGCTATCGTGCAGTACCTTGATCATGTGGATGTGTATTTGCCTTCAGAGCTTTCTGAATTTTTGGAATTGCTTTTCAATGCAAGTGAAAAAATTGATGCGCTAAAGATGGAAGAAGAAATAAACGGAAAAATGCATAAAATGCTTGCTGATACAGACTGTTACTTGGAACGCAACCGGGAAGAAATTGAACGGTATATTGAATTTAAAAGCTCTGATGAGTATCAGAATTCCGATGCAGGCAAAATTCAAAGGTACATGTTGGATTTTCAAAAAGAAAGCGGCTATCAAGAGGTTTTAATAGCCAACATGAAAATACTCAGTCCCGCTTATGCTGAATATTTGAAAAAGGTTGAAGCAGCAAATGACATTATGCTGAAAAAGTTTCCAAAAGCAAAGGATATGTATGAATTAAATTAATATACGATTTATGATTTATTCTTTAGGGCGATCATAAAGTTGATCGCTCTTTTCTTTTGCCCAAAAACGCAGAAAGGAGGCTGCCATGCCGAAAATCATCTTTACCTCGCAATATATGCGGGATGCCCCGCCAGCCCAGCTTGAAAACTATGTGAAGTACATCGGAACCCGTGAGGGTGTGGAAAAAATTGATGAGAGCAAGCTGTTGCTTTCGGCTACGGTAAAACAGCAGCAGCTGATCCAACAGATCATCCGGAATATTCTCTCTGCCAAAGATATGCTGGAGTATGCCGACTACTGTGAAAGCCCTACCATCGGCAACGCTACCGAATTTATTTCCCTGGCATTGGAACAGAACCTAAACCTCATTGGCAAGCGGGAAAATTATGTGGAGTATATCGCAGGCCGTCCCCGTGTGGAGCGGACCGGCGAGCATGGTCTGTTTACCGATGTGGGAGTGCCGGTGGTGCTGGCGCAGGTACAGGAGGATGTGTGCCAGCACAAGGGTGCTGTCTGGACTCATGTCATCAGCCTACGCCGGGAGGATGCCGCAAGGCTTGGATATGACAGAGGCAGGCAGTGGCAGGATTTGCTCCGCAGCAAAAAAGCCATGCTCTGCAAGTATATGAAAATCGACAGTGAAAACCTCTGCTGGTATGCTGCCTTTCATAATGAAAGCCATCATCCCCATGTGCATCTCATGGTTTACTCCGCCAAAGACGATGACGGCTTCCTTACCGAGCCTGCCATTGAAGGCATGCGCTCGGAGCTGGCACACGATATCTTCCGTCAGGACTTCGCCCACATTTATGAGCATCAGAACGAAGCCCGCAGCCAGCTCAAGCAGGGTGCCGCCGATGTGATGGCCGAGCTGCTTTCACAGGTACAGGATCGTGTCTGTGAAAACAAAGCCATCGAAGCGGATCTGCTGCTGTTATCGAAACGGCTTCAAAACACAGGGGGTAAAAAGGTGTATGGATACCTCAAGGCAGATGTTAAAGCCATCATCGACCGCATCGTAGATGAGCTTTCTAAGGAAGAACGGATCGACAAGCTCTACCGGGCATGGAACGACTGGCAGAATGAAATCCTCAAGACTTACACGAATAAGCTGCCACCCCTTCCTCCTCTCTCCCAGCAGAAACAATTTAAGAGTATTAAAAACATGGTGATCGCCGAAGCATTAAAGCTGGGTGGTCACCATTTCTCATTTGAGGATGAAGATGCACCAGAACCGGAGCTTACAGAGCCTGCGGACGGCGAAACGGAGGAAGCCTTTATGGAGCCTGCCGATGTGGTCTTTCGTGCCGATTGGAGCAAGCAATACAAGCTGGCGAGAAAATATTTCTACGGCAGCGAGGACGTGCCTCAGGATTTTGATAAGGCATACATTCTTTTCTTGCTGGAAGCGGAATCCGGAAATGCCCTTGCCATGCATGATCTCGGCAGAATGTTCGCCGATGGCTTGTGTCGTGAAATTGACTTGCAGATTGCTCACGCATGGTATGAAAAAGCACTGGCTGCTTTTTTATCCGCAGAGAAAGAAAAGCCGAAACCCTATCTGGAATACCGCATCGGAAAAATATACGCCGCTGGTCTTGGAACCGAACAAGATTATGGGCAGGCAGCCTCATGGTTTCAGGAGGCGGCAGAAAAAAATCATAAATACGCCCAATACTCCCTCGGCTGTTTGTATTACCGTGGTCAGGGTGTTCCACAGGATTATACAGAGGCGCTCTGTCTCTATACTCTGTCTGCCAATGAGGGGAACCCCTATGCGGATTATGAGCTTGCCAAAATGTATCGTAACGGTGTTGGTACGCTCGTGAATGCGGATATATCCACCCAGCATTTCAAAGCCGCCTTTTCCGGATTTTATCGTCTGGAAAAGGACAGCCATGATGACAAGCTGCAATACCGCCTTGGTCAGATGCTTTACACCGGAACTGGTACGGACAAAGATATGCAGGCTGCAGTTTCTTATCTGGAGAAATCAGCACAGCTTGGAAATGTAAATGCCCAATGTCTGCTGGGCAAGGTGTGTCTGGAAACCGGTATCGGAAACCCTGTACAGGCGGTGGCTAGGATGGTCAAAGCAGCGGAGGCCGGAAACGCCGGAGCGCAGTATGCCCTCGGAAAGTTGTACCGGGATGGCACTCATGTAGATAAAGACATTCCAAAAGCAGTGGCTATGTTCACAGCTGCCGCAGAACAGAAAAACGAGTATGCCGCTTACCAACTCGGCAAGCTGTATCTGTCCAGTGCGGATCTTCCGAAGAATCTTCCGGAAGCGGTCAAGTGGCTCACGCTTTCCTCCGACCTTAGCAATGCTTATGCCGGGTACTCACTGGCCAAGCTGTATCTTTCCGGTGATGGCATTCCCAAGGATGTCGGTGCGGCAATCAGGCTGTTCACCTTATCGGCAGAGAAGAAAAATGAATTTGCCGCCTATCAGCTCGGCAAGCTCTATCTCCAAGGGGAAGATGTCCCAAAGAATGTGGAAGCCGCTATCCGTTGGCTGACCGCTTCTGCCAATCAGGGAAACCAATATGCACAGTATGCTCTTGGTAAGCTGTATTTTTATGACGGCGATGTTCCCCGTGACAAGGAAAAGAGCCTTTACTGGCTGGGACTGGCTGCGACGCAGGGCAATGTCTATGCGCAGTACTTTATTGACAACATCAACAACTATCGCAATCCCTCGGTGCTACTGGCAGCCACCCGGCTTATGCATCGGCTGGAGAATTTGTTCCGGGAGGATTACCGAAGAACCGCAGGAATCGCTGCCGGTCAAATCGACTGCAAGCGCAGACGGAAGCTGCAGGAGAAAAAGCAGGCGCAGGGTCACAAGCGGGATGACTATGCGCCGCAAATTTATTTATGATGGGAGGTTTTACTCATGTCAGACTACATCCATTTTACAGACGAACAAAAGGAACGAGCCAACTCCGTAGACTTGGTGGACTTCCTCCAGCGGCAAGGAGAAAAGCTCCTGCCATCAGGGAGGGATAAGCGGCTGGCCAGCGATCACAGCATCACCGTTCGGGGCAACCGCTGGTACGATCACGCTTCTGAGGAGGGCAGTTATGCTATTGATCTTGTGAAACGGCTCTATAATCTGTCTTTCCCGGAGGCGGTTAGCCTCCTGCTGGGTGGTGAGCAAGGAGTAGAATACCGGCAGCACAGCAAATTCAGTGAACCGGAGCAGCGAAAGCCATTCGCTCTGCCGCCAGCGCACACGGATATGCGCCGGGTGTTTGCTTATCTCATTAAACAGCGCTGTATCAGCCGAGAGGTGGTGTCGGAGTTTGCCAGAGAGAAGCTGCTGTTTGAGGATGCAGAATACCACAACGCTGTGTTTGTTGGCTTCGATGAAAAATGCGTTGCCCGCCATGCCCATAAGAAAAGTACGGCAACCGGCAGTGCTTTTCGCATCAATGTAGAGGGCAGCCATCCGGCCTACAGCTTTCATTACGTTTCCAAGAATCCAAGCCCCAACAACCTGTTTGTGTTTGAAGCACCTATTGATCTGCTGTCCTACATCAGTTTGCATCCACAGAATTGGAAAAACGCCAGTTATGTGGCGCTGAACGGTGTGTCGGAACAGCCGGTGCTAAAACTATTGGAACTGTACCCTCAGCTTCAACGAGTGACACTTTGTCTGGACAATGATAAAGCTGGTCATAAAGCCGCCAGCCGCATTCATGAAACATTACGGCAGCAGAGATTTGAAGATGTGGTGTATGATGTTTCCGCACACAAGGACTGGAATGAAGATTTGAAAGCATTATACTCGCAGGAGCAAGCCGCACCATCTATGGTAATGACATAAAAAGCATGACAGCTGATGAGTAACCGTCATGCTCAGTTTGCTTATTAACCAAATGTTACTAAAGCGGATTAACTGGAGTTTGCAGACTATATTCCAACTATTTTTCTTGCTGTATTTGCTGTTCGGATTGTAATCTTGTCCCTTATATTTGAACTGGCAGTCTTTGACCACCAATTTGTCTTTTGATAATCTTTTCGGTTAAAAGACCAGAAAACAGCATTTTTATAATTGTATACTTTCTCATACTCCTCTTTAGGATTTCCAACCTTATTATAAAACTCGTTATAAGATAAGGGAGGAAACATAAAAATAAGGTTATCATATATGTCCTTGTTATCATCGCCCCACCAATCGGGCGCATTATTTAATATATCTTCCAATTCTTCCTGTAAAATAATAAAAACTGGTATATCTAACTCAAACTTGTTTTTTATCATCATTTTTATTGTATTTACAAGAATAGCCGTATCATCTATATCACTTGAAAAGATAACGTTGCCGCTATTGAGGTGTGTAAAAACTTCTGTATAGCCCATTTCTACAAAACCTGTTTTTAGTTCAGACATTGCTATCTTATTTTTGCCGCTTACATTGATACCTCTTAATAATGCAATGTATCTTTTCATATACAATTTCACCTCTTAGAATTCTGATTTAATAATTCGTCTACTATCTTAAACTTGATTAACAATTGCCGAGCCTTATATTTCTAAGGCCAATATTTACAGTCATTATACTACAAGTTCAATTCAAATAAAAGAAAGGAGTTCCCTATGTTATCCCAAGTAACTATTCTAATTGCAGTGGCCGCCGTGATGTTTTTTGTCATCGGCGGTCTTTCTCTTTTAGCACACTATTATACCCTTAGCGGCATTAAATCTAAAACGGTCGGTGACGGTCAGCACGGTACCGCCCGTTTTGCCACAGAAAGCGAAATCAGACGGACATACACACATGTAACCTACGAGCCGGAAAAATGGCGGCGTGGGCAGAATCTGCCCACCTTGCAGGGGCTTGTGGTAGGGAGTAAGCAAAAGGCAGGCTCTACCACCGCCCTTATTGATGACGGCGATATTCACTGCCTCATGATCGGTGCTGCCGGTGTAGGTAAAACCGCAAACTTTCTATACCCCAACATCGAATACGCCTGCGCCTCTGGCATGAGCTTCCTCTGCACCGATACCAAGGGGGATTTGTTCCGAAACTACGCAGGCATCGCAAAGGATTATTATGGCTACAAAATATCTGTGCTGGATCTGCGTAACCCCACACGCTCGGATGGGGATAACATCCTGCAGCTGGTGAACCGTTATATGGATGCCTACATGGAAAATCCGGAGAATCTCGCGCTGAAAGCTAAAGCGGAGAAGTATGCCAAAATCACTGCCAAGACCATCATCTCCAGCAGCGGCGAGGATTCGGCAAGCTATGGGCAGAACGCCTTTTTCTACGATGCCGCCGAGGGATTATTGACATCCGTGATTCTGCTGATTGCAGAATACTGTCCTCCGGAGAAGCGGCACATCATATCGGTGTTCAAAATGATACAGGATTTGCTGGCTCCCTCCCCGGTGAAGAATAAAAGTCAGTTCCAGCTGCTTATGGATAAGTTACCGACTGACCATAAGGCAAGATGGTTTGCGGGAGCCGCCCTCAACACCGCAGACCAAGCAATGGCCTCCGTGCTGTCTACGGCTATGTCACGCCTCAATGCCTTTCTGGATTCCGAGATGGAGCAGATTCTGTGCTTCGACAGCTCGCTGGACACGGAAACCTTCTGCAAGGAGAAGTGTGCCATCTTTATTGTGTTGCCGGAGGAAGATAACACGAAATACTTTATGGTGTCGTTGTTCCTGCAACAGCTCTACCGGGAGATGCTGACCGTGGCCGATGAATACGGTGGCAAGCTTCCCAACCGGGTCATGATCTTTGCCGATGAGATCGGAACCATCCCTAAGATCCAGTCAATGGAGATGATGTTCTCCGCAGGCCGTTCCCGCCGCATCAGCATGGTACCCATCATTCAATCCTTCGCTCAGCTTGAGAAAAACTACGGCAAGGAGGGTTCCGCAATTATCATTGATAACTGTCAGGACATTTTATTTGGAGGCTTTGCACCCAACTCGGAAAGCGCAGATATCCTCTCAAGGGCGTTGGGGAATAAAACCGTCATGTCCGGTTCCATCAGCAGAGGAAAGAACGATCCCAGCCAGAGCCTGCAGATGATCCAGCGCCCGCTGATGACACCGGATGAGCTGAAAACTCTGCCCAAGGGGAACTTTATTTTGGCCAAAACCGGCTGCTGTCCTATGCGTACCAAGCTGCCGTTGTTTCTGAAATGGGGCATCCGATTCGAAAAGCCCTTTGAGGGGGAGGAACGTGCCGCCCGAAAGGTTCACTATGCCGACCGCTTTGAGCTGGAGCAGGAAATCCTCCAGCGAGGCTGTGCTTATGAGGAAGATGACTTTGCTGAATTTCCGGAGCCTCCCGGTGATGACCGCAACGGAGGTATGCTGCATACTCCAGTGCAGGAGCATGAGTCGGAGCTTCCCACCATGCCTCTACGTACCGATTAGGGGGTGTTCGTGATTTGAACTATCTTTCCTCACTCTATGCTGAAAATGTCCCACACCGTGCCGTGGCGGTTTACCGGTATCTGAAAGACCGGGCGAACAGGGACGGAACCTGTTATCCTGCAATCGGTACGATTGCTAAGGACTTGAAGCTCTCCCGCCGCACGGTACAGCGAGCCATCGCCGACCTCGAAAAGACCGGCTATCTTCAAAAGGAACAGCGCTGGCGGGAAAACGGCGGCAAGAGTAGTCTGCTGTTTACGGTGAAATGAGAAAACACATACCCTACCGCCAAGGGAGCAGTGCGTCCTGTCGGCGGCATATGGTATGTGTCATCATGGCCTATGCAGTGAACTTGTCACTCTAAGGATTTCTTTAAACACAGAGAAACAACAATAATTACTTTAACATGAAGAAAATCCACCTCCGAAGAAAGAAGATGGATTCTGCTTATCTGGCATCCAATAGCGCCTTGATGGTTGCGGCGGCTATTTTGATTTCCTTTTTGCCGCACAGCTGAATCATATGCATGAGCTGTTCTTTTTCTCTGTCTGAATGTTGAATTTCTGGGTAAAAGATCGTATCGGCTGATATTTTCAAGGCGCGGATAATCTTAAGTAGTACCGGCATTCTTGGGTGTTTGTTTTCATTTTCAATGGCCATTATGTATCTTGGCGTGACTCCGACCTGTTCCGCAAGGGCATCCTGTGTCATGCCTGCGGCAATCCGGGCTTCCTTTATGGTCTGACCAAATGAGTTCAGCAATTCCTCCACTGTAAGTTCACCTCCTCACCCAATTTTACAGTATGGGCTTAGGATTGAGAACGAACCAGTGATGACTGTTAGGGAGAACAAAAAACAATAATAACCTAGGTCATTGATGAAAAGCAAGATATACTGGTTGTTTTTTGAAGGTAACTTAAGAATAAACGATAGACTTAGGAAAGTTTCCTTCCTATGAAATAAAATCCATTCGATTTGTGTCCGTTCATAGTTGTAAATGTCAGGCGTTCATACTTTAATGTACGGAAATCAAGCAAAAGCTCCTTCAACCATTTCTCTGAGTGATGGCGAAGAACGGCGCCTTCCGGCAATTCAAAGACACCATAGATGCCATACTTTTCTTCAAAGCTTTGATAGCGGGCTTGATTTCGTTCATCTGAATTGATAAGGAAATCGTTGATGTAGAGAATTCCGTCAGGTTTTAATACACGATTTATTTCGGAAATCAGAGCCTGCTGTTCTTCATTGCTTTTGATACAAGTCAGGACGGCAAAGAGTATCACTGCGTCTATACTATGATCCGGCAAATCAATCCCTGCATCTTTTTTCAAACGGAGGTCAAGATAAGGAGCCTGCTGTTTTCCCCGTTCGATCATTCCCTGCGAAAAATCCATGCCAATCAGATGCCTGTACCCAAGATGATGTAATTCGTTTAATGTACGGCCATAGCCGCACCCAACATCAAGAATGACGGCATTGAGATCGAGATAATTGGCGAATTCATTTGCCTGAAATGGCGTTGTAAACTGTTTTGTCTCCGATACACTGTTCCAGTAATCTTTTTGTTCCATCGGATTATTCCTCCTTTTGTGATTTTATTGATTATATCGGGATACGTAGAAATTATTTCCATTGTAGACATATACCGTAAAATACGCGTTGCTATTTCGACTGTTCTATATTTACCCCCCAAAACAAAGGCAGTCGCATAAACGCTTCCTTTAGCTTCTGCTTTGCAGATTGAAAAAGCATTTCGTTTCTATCCGTTAGCTCTTCTTCTCCAAAGTAGCGGTCTGCGATATATTTTGTATACCGCAGTTCCATCATCACACCCTCAATCCGCTCGCCAAAAAGCTCACGGTAATGATTAATAATATGTCCTCCCAAGTTTGCATTATCTATAACACTGTAGCCTTGTGCTGTAAGATTTTCGTGCAGTCCATACAACGTCTGCT is a window of [Clostridium] saccharolyticum WM1 DNA encoding:
- a CDS encoding DUF6329 domain-containing protein, whose protein sequence is MKAIFERKPSDFNPQDFEVSKTLRLPAEVFEAVLENPQREYDFIQENIEQMHCDSSGVYHCLLLTGEGRNDGLLVESEGYGYCRYASYVPNISGLITPGSSLKDLLHVRWEDIHLLHKDVEVQPATIVELDEHTLTNAGKEAWTDILDAEVVKIYNGYYGLQMELDKVKPSRLEEFSSMLAGYCPVSDYEKWVTQEGDAPSQSPEMK
- a CDS encoding DUF6103 family protein, translated to MKKATLTVSFDSEKLDALTYHMGKKDANLQTELEDTVQKLYEKHVPQTTREYIDDKLSREAAAKLKRPIRPASASGSDNRLV
- a CDS encoding ribbon-helix-helix domain-containing protein: MAKEPEKVRTGFYIEKEVLERCDELLEQANVKSRNEFVTEALRFYCGYLISQKIENYLLQSLSSVLVSTIRDTENRLARMDFKIATELSKLSHVVAYTHAVDDQALQSLHLKCVEEVKRINGAIDFEDAYNYQKRRT
- a CDS encoding GNAT family N-acetyltransferase — encoded protein: MELKYKPARNMDIEPIFKLNKALIDEYENIEIIDYQKVLLWVRNKIETHIQEYIYVMFNGKKVGYYYFHHTDGKMEIDDLYVFPQYRNMGIGTEILKKCISETNLPIFLYVFASNKRAIALYQRLGFEITETIKGSRYIMQRQGLFT
- a CDS encoding GNAT family N-acetyltransferase, whose protein sequence is MIYKENILQYDDYYRLRKSVDWNNFSKEQTISALKRSLYDIVAIDNKTVVGMGRLIGDGLYYTIVDIVVMPEYQSKGIGSELIKRILDYVDSQTPLCGRASIQLIADKGKESFYEKMGFKKIPHENCGSGMRKVIRKGEI
- a CDS encoding MerR family transcriptional regulator, whose amino-acid sequence is MLIKEVCEKCRLTKKAIEYYESKNLIHPQILENGYRNYSDSDISALKEISVLRKCGISIADIAEILISSNKPAALAKCKYITELRMQRLNDIQKCMDSLIANYDVNREFDYLQTHDADLYTVKEKLVFAFPGNYGLYVSMHFGRFLNGTIETEKQRKAYDAIVQYLDHVDVYLPSELSEFLELLFNASEKIDALKMEEEINGKMHKMLADTDCYLERNREEIERYIEFKSSDEYQNSDAGKIQRYMLDFQKESGYQEVLIANMKILSPAYAEYLKKVEAANDIMLKKFPKAKDMYELN
- the mobP3 gene encoding MobP3 family relaxase, producing MPKIIFTSQYMRDAPPAQLENYVKYIGTREGVEKIDESKLLLSATVKQQQLIQQIIRNILSAKDMLEYADYCESPTIGNATEFISLALEQNLNLIGKRENYVEYIAGRPRVERTGEHGLFTDVGVPVVLAQVQEDVCQHKGAVWTHVISLRREDAARLGYDRGRQWQDLLRSKKAMLCKYMKIDSENLCWYAAFHNESHHPHVHLMVYSAKDDDGFLTEPAIEGMRSELAHDIFRQDFAHIYEHQNEARSQLKQGAADVMAELLSQVQDRVCENKAIEADLLLLSKRLQNTGGKKVYGYLKADVKAIIDRIVDELSKEERIDKLYRAWNDWQNEILKTYTNKLPPLPPLSQQKQFKSIKNMVIAEALKLGGHHFSFEDEDAPEPELTEPADGETEEAFMEPADVVFRADWSKQYKLARKYFYGSEDVPQDFDKAYILFLLEAESGNALAMHDLGRMFADGLCREIDLQIAHAWYEKALAAFLSAEKEKPKPYLEYRIGKIYAAGLGTEQDYGQAASWFQEAAEKNHKYAQYSLGCLYYRGQGVPQDYTEALCLYTLSANEGNPYADYELAKMYRNGVGTLVNADISTQHFKAAFSGFYRLEKDSHDDKLQYRLGQMLYTGTGTDKDMQAAVSYLEKSAQLGNVNAQCLLGKVCLETGIGNPVQAVARMVKAAEAGNAGAQYALGKLYRDGTHVDKDIPKAVAMFTAAAEQKNEYAAYQLGKLYLSSADLPKNLPEAVKWLTLSSDLSNAYAGYSLAKLYLSGDGIPKDVGAAIRLFTLSAEKKNEFAAYQLGKLYLQGEDVPKNVEAAIRWLTASANQGNQYAQYALGKLYFYDGDVPRDKEKSLYWLGLAATQGNVYAQYFIDNINNYRNPSVLLAATRLMHRLENLFREDYRRTAGIAAGQIDCKRRRKLQEKKQAQGHKRDDYAPQIYL
- a CDS encoding DUF3991 and toprim domain-containing protein, with translation MSDYIHFTDEQKERANSVDLVDFLQRQGEKLLPSGRDKRLASDHSITVRGNRWYDHASEEGSYAIDLVKRLYNLSFPEAVSLLLGGEQGVEYRQHSKFSEPEQRKPFALPPAHTDMRRVFAYLIKQRCISREVVSEFAREKLLFEDAEYHNAVFVGFDEKCVARHAHKKSTATGSAFRINVEGSHPAYSFHYVSKNPSPNNLFVFEAPIDLLSYISLHPQNWKNASYVALNGVSEQPVLKLLELYPQLQRVTLCLDNDKAGHKAASRIHETLRQQRFEDVVYDVSAHKDWNEDLKALYSQEQAAPSMVMT